In Pseudomonas oryzicola, one DNA window encodes the following:
- the zipA gene encoding cell division protein ZipA, with translation MEIGLREWLIVIGIIVIAGILFDGWRRMRGGKGKLKFRLDRSYSNLPDEEGNAEVLGPSRVLETHKEPELDESDLPSLSASARDREREPKPAKASKRGKRATAAVEAQQGDLNLSAEPREADLFADSDEDFAAQNTRNSTPTPASSSIKELPPAEEVLVISVISRDEGGFKGPALLQNILESGLRFGEMDIFHRHESMAGHGEVLFSMANAVKPGVFDLDDIDHFSTRAVSFFLGLPGPRHPKQAFDVMVAAARKLAHELNGELKDDQRSVLTAQTIEHYRQRIVEFERRALTQKR, from the coding sequence ATGGAAATCGGTCTGCGCGAGTGGCTGATCGTCATCGGCATCATTGTCATTGCCGGGATTCTTTTCGACGGCTGGCGCCGCATGCGCGGCGGCAAAGGCAAGTTGAAATTCCGTCTGGATCGCAGCTATTCCAACCTGCCGGACGAAGAGGGCAATGCCGAAGTGCTTGGCCCGTCGCGGGTGCTGGAAACCCACAAGGAGCCTGAGCTGGACGAAAGCGACCTGCCGTCGCTCAGCGCTTCTGCGCGCGACCGCGAGCGTGAGCCCAAGCCGGCCAAGGCCAGCAAGCGCGGCAAGCGTGCCACGGCCGCCGTCGAGGCACAGCAGGGCGACCTGAACCTGAGCGCCGAACCGCGTGAAGCCGACCTGTTTGCCGATAGCGACGAAGATTTTGCCGCGCAGAACACCCGCAACAGCACTCCGACGCCTGCCAGCAGCAGTATCAAGGAGCTGCCGCCGGCCGAGGAAGTGTTGGTGATCAGCGTGATCTCCCGTGACGAGGGCGGCTTCAAGGGCCCGGCGCTGCTGCAGAACATCCTGGAAAGTGGCCTGCGCTTCGGCGAGATGGACATTTTCCACCGGCACGAGAGCATGGCCGGCCACGGCGAAGTGCTGTTCTCCATGGCCAACGCGGTCAAGCCTGGCGTATTCGACCTGGACGATATCGATCACTTCAGTACCCGTGCGGTGAGCTTCTTCCTCGGCCTGCCGGGCCCGCGTCATCCGAAGCAGGCCTTCGACGTGATGGTGGCTGCGGCGCGCAAGCTGGCCCACGAGCTGAATGGCGAGCTCAAGGACGACCAGCGCAGCGTGCTGACCGCCCAGACCATCGAGCACTATCGCCAGCGTATCGTCGAGTTCGAGCGCCGGGCGCTGACGCAGAAGCGCTGA
- the xdhA gene encoding xanthine dehydrogenase small subunit, whose amino-acid sequence MIQFLVNQELRSEHALDPNMTVLQYLREHLGKPGTKEGCASGDCGACTVVVGELTQDDQGNDSLRYRSLNSCLTFVSSLHGKQLISVEGLKHQGQLHSVQQAMADCHGSQCGFCTPGFVMSLFALQKNSNGPDLHQAQEALAGNLCRCTGYRPILEAAEQSCRQPCRDQFDAQQAQTISRLKAIAPTQTGELNSGDKRCLVPLTVADLADLYSSHPEARLLAGGTDLALEVTQFHKTLPVMIYVGHVAELKRIEKTASHLEIGAATPLTDCYGALNEEYPDFGALLHRFASLQIRNQGTLGGNIGNASPIGDSPPLLIALDAQIVLRQGERQRVMALEDYFIDYRITARQDSEFIEKIIVPRATHDWAFRAYKVSKRLDDDISAVCGAFNLSIEDGVVSGVRIAFGGMAAIPKRARACEAALRGKPWNQAAIERACQALAEDFTPLSDFRASKEYRLLTAQNLLRKYFIEQQTPHIETRVTAYV is encoded by the coding sequence GTGATCCAGTTTCTCGTCAACCAGGAGCTGCGTAGTGAGCATGCCCTGGACCCGAACATGACGGTGCTGCAGTACCTGCGCGAGCACCTGGGCAAACCTGGCACCAAGGAGGGCTGCGCCAGCGGTGACTGCGGCGCCTGCACCGTGGTGGTCGGCGAACTGACCCAGGACGACCAGGGCAACGACAGCCTGCGCTACCGCAGCCTCAACTCGTGCCTGACGTTCGTATCGTCGCTGCATGGCAAGCAACTGATCAGCGTCGAGGGGCTCAAGCACCAAGGGCAACTGCACAGCGTGCAACAGGCCATGGCCGATTGCCATGGTTCGCAGTGCGGCTTCTGCACCCCCGGCTTCGTCATGTCACTGTTCGCCCTGCAGAAGAACAGCAACGGCCCCGACCTGCACCAGGCCCAGGAAGCCCTGGCCGGCAACCTGTGCCGCTGCACCGGCTACCGGCCGATTCTCGAAGCCGCCGAGCAGAGCTGCCGCCAGCCGTGCCGCGACCAGTTCGATGCCCAACAGGCGCAAACCATCAGCCGCCTCAAGGCGATTGCACCAACCCAGACCGGCGAGCTGAACAGCGGCGACAAACGCTGCCTGGTGCCGCTGACCGTGGCCGACCTGGCCGACCTGTACAGCTCGCACCCCGAGGCGCGGCTGCTGGCCGGCGGTACCGACCTGGCCCTGGAGGTCACCCAGTTCCACAAGACCTTGCCGGTAATGATCTACGTCGGCCACGTGGCCGAACTCAAGCGCATCGAAAAGACCGCCAGCCACCTGGAAATAGGTGCCGCCACCCCTCTCACCGACTGCTACGGCGCACTGAACGAGGAGTACCCCGACTTCGGCGCCCTGCTGCACCGCTTCGCCTCGCTGCAGATCCGCAACCAGGGCACCCTGGGTGGCAATATCGGCAACGCTTCGCCGATCGGCGACTCGCCCCCCCTGCTGATTGCCCTGGATGCGCAGATCGTCCTGCGTCAGGGCGAGCGCCAGCGAGTGATGGCCCTGGAAGACTATTTCATCGACTACCGCATCACTGCCCGCCAGGACAGCGAGTTCATCGAGAAGATCATCGTGCCACGCGCCACCCACGACTGGGCGTTCCGCGCCTACAAGGTATCCAAGCGCCTGGACGATGACATCTCCGCGGTGTGCGGCGCCTTCAACCTGAGCATCGAAGACGGCGTGGTCAGTGGGGTACGCATCGCCTTCGGCGGCATGGCGGCCATCCCCAAACGCGCCCGCGCCTGCGAGGCGGCGCTACGCGGCAAGCCGTGGAACCAGGCCGCCATCGAGCGTGCCTGCCAGGCCCTGGCCGAAGACTTCACCCCGCTCAGCGACTTCCGCGCCAGCAAGGAATACCGCCTGCTGACCGCGCAGAACCTGCTGCGCAAGTACTTCATCGAACAGCAAACGCCGCACATCGAAACCCGGGTGACCGCTTATGTCTAA
- the xdhB gene encoding xanthine dehydrogenase molybdopterin binding subunit → MSNHHVAKSQAEMAELFSQDLTTGVGRSVKHDSADKHVSGEAVYIDDRLEFPNQLHVYARTSDRAHARILRIDTAPCYAFDGVRIAITHEDIPGLKDIGPVVAGDPLLAIDKVEYFGQPVLAVAARDLDTARRAAMAAIVEYEDLEPVLDVVEALRKQHFVLDSHTHQRGDAAAALATAPHRLQGTLHIGGQEHFYLETQISSVMPTEDGGMIVYCSTQNPTEVQKLVAEVLDVPMNKVVLDMRRMGGGFGGKETQAASPACLCAVIARLTGQPTKMRLPRVEDMTMTGKRHPFYVEYDVGFDDHGRLHGINLDLAGNCGYSPDLSGSIVDRAMFHSDNAYYLGDATVHGHRCKTNTASNTAYRGFGGPQGMVAIEQVMDHIARHLGRDPLAVRKANYYGKSERNVTHYYQTVEHNMLEEMTAELEASSDYAERRESIRRFNANSPVLKKGLALTPVKFGISFTATFLNQAGALIHIYTDGSIHLNHGGTEMGQGLNTKVAQVVAQVFQVDFSRIQITATNTDKVPNTSPTAASSGADLNGKAAQNAAEILKKRLTEFAARHYQVTEEDVEFRNGHVRVRDQIVSFEQLVQQAYFAQVSLSSTGFYRTPKIYYDRNQARGRPFYYFAFGAACVEVIVDTLTGEYKMLRADILHDVGASLNPAIDIGQVEGGFIQGMGWLTSEELVWNAKGKLMTNGPASYKIPAVADMPLDLRVKLVENRKNPEDTVFHSKAVGEPPFMLGIAAWCAIKDAVASIADYRVQPQVDAPATPERVLWGCEQMRKAVATAQPAEPALESVPQ, encoded by the coding sequence ATGTCTAACCATCACGTAGCCAAGAGCCAGGCCGAGATGGCCGAACTGTTCAGCCAGGACCTGACCACCGGGGTTGGCCGCAGCGTCAAGCATGACAGCGCCGACAAGCATGTGTCCGGCGAGGCGGTGTACATCGATGACCGCCTGGAATTCCCCAACCAGCTGCACGTCTACGCCCGCACGTCCGATCGCGCCCATGCGCGCATCCTGCGCATAGACACCGCGCCCTGCTATGCCTTCGACGGGGTGCGCATCGCCATCACCCACGAAGACATCCCTGGCCTCAAGGACATCGGCCCGGTGGTGGCCGGCGACCCGTTGCTGGCCATCGACAAGGTCGAGTACTTCGGTCAGCCGGTCCTCGCCGTGGCCGCTCGCGACCTCGACACTGCACGCCGTGCCGCCATGGCCGCGATCGTCGAGTATGAAGACCTGGAGCCGGTGCTGGATGTGGTCGAAGCACTGCGCAAGCAGCATTTCGTGCTCGACAGCCACACCCACCAGCGTGGCGATGCCGCTGCCGCCCTGGCCACTGCCCCGCACCGCCTCCAGGGCACCTTGCACATCGGTGGCCAGGAGCACTTCTACCTGGAAACGCAGATCTCCTCGGTGATGCCTACCGAAGATGGCGGCATGATCGTCTACTGCTCCACGCAGAACCCCACCGAAGTGCAGAAGCTGGTCGCCGAAGTCCTCGATGTGCCGATGAACAAGGTGGTGCTGGACATGCGCCGCATGGGTGGCGGTTTTGGCGGCAAGGAAACCCAGGCTGCCAGCCCGGCGTGCCTGTGTGCCGTCATTGCGCGCCTGACCGGGCAGCCGACCAAGATGCGCCTGCCAAGGGTCGAGGACATGACCATGACCGGCAAGCGCCATCCCTTCTACGTCGAGTACGACGTAGGCTTCGATGACCACGGCCGCCTGCATGGCATCAACCTCGACCTGGCCGGCAACTGCGGGTACTCACCCGACCTGTCCGGTTCGATCGTCGACCGCGCCATGTTCCACTCCGATAACGCCTATTACCTGGGCGATGCCACCGTGCACGGCCACCGCTGCAAGACCAACACCGCTTCCAACACCGCCTATCGCGGCTTTGGCGGCCCGCAGGGGATGGTCGCCATCGAGCAGGTGATGGACCACATCGCCCGCCATCTGGGCCGCGACCCGCTGGCCGTGCGCAAAGCCAACTACTACGGCAAGAGCGAGCGCAACGTCACCCACTACTACCAGACCGTCGAGCACAACATGCTCGAGGAAATGACCGCCGAACTGGAAGCCAGCAGCGACTATGCCGAGCGCCGCGAGTCGATTCGCCGCTTCAACGCCAACAGCCCGGTGCTGAAAAAGGGCCTGGCGCTGACCCCGGTCAAGTTCGGCATATCGTTCACCGCCACCTTCCTCAACCAGGCCGGTGCGTTGATCCACATCTACACCGACGGCAGCATCCATCTCAACCACGGCGGCACCGAGATGGGCCAGGGCCTGAACACCAAGGTGGCACAGGTGGTGGCGCAGGTGTTCCAAGTCGATTTCAGCCGCATCCAGATCACTGCCACCAACACCGACAAGGTGCCCAACACCTCGCCGACCGCCGCCTCCAGTGGCGCCGACCTGAACGGCAAGGCCGCGCAGAATGCGGCTGAAATCCTCAAGAAGCGCCTGACCGAGTTCGCCGCGCGGCATTACCAGGTGACCGAGGAAGACGTCGAGTTTCGCAACGGCCATGTGCGCGTGCGCGACCAGATCGTCAGCTTCGAGCAGTTGGTGCAGCAGGCCTACTTCGCCCAGGTGTCGCTGTCCAGCACTGGCTTCTACCGCACACCGAAGATCTACTACGACCGCAACCAGGCCCGCGGCCGGCCGTTCTACTACTTCGCCTTTGGCGCCGCCTGCGTGGAGGTGATCGTCGACACCCTGACCGGCGAATACAAGATGCTGCGCGCCGATATCCTGCATGACGTGGGCGCTTCGCTGAACCCGGCCATCGACATTGGCCAGGTGGAAGGCGGCTTCATCCAGGGCATGGGCTGGCTGACCAGCGAAGAACTGGTGTGGAACGCCAAGGGCAAGCTGATGACCAATGGCCCGGCCAGCTACAAGATCCCGGCCGTGGCCGACATGCCGCTGGACTTGCGGGTGAAGCTGGTGGAAAACCGCAAGAACCCGGAGGACACCGTGTTCCATTCCAAGGCCGTTGGCGAGCCACCGTTCATGCTCGGCATCGCTGCCTGGTGCGCGATCAAGGACGCCGTGGCCAGCATCGCCGACTACCGCGTGCAGCCACAAGTGGATGCGCCGGCGACGCCGGAGCGGGTGTTGTGGGGTTGCGAGCAGATGCGCAAGGCGGTGGCTACGGCGCAACCTGCCGAGCCGGCACTGGAAAGCGTCCCGCAGTAA
- a CDS encoding GntR family transcriptional regulator — translation MTFKAPDSLSEQIADYLAERIIRGELAPGERIQEQKVTQALNVSRGSVREALLILERRHLVAILPRRGAHVTKLDERNVRSLCALMSEFYILLGNAVAQKWRTDADLRPFLDIQQRLQRAHQQLDIKAFVADSFAVMRAAYSFADNPFLQETVENLQPAMSRAYYLALDQRQASMSDYLDLFARLLDAVVARDLPRIREVLTAYCQRSCELVLAALARG, via the coding sequence ATGACGTTCAAGGCCCCGGACAGCCTCTCCGAGCAGATTGCCGATTACCTGGCCGAACGCATCATCCGCGGCGAGCTGGCGCCAGGCGAACGTATCCAGGAGCAGAAGGTTACCCAGGCGCTGAATGTCAGCCGCGGCTCGGTGCGTGAAGCGCTGCTGATCCTCGAACGTCGGCACCTGGTGGCGATCCTGCCGCGCCGTGGTGCCCACGTTACCAAGCTGGACGAGCGCAACGTACGCAGCCTGTGCGCGCTGATGAGCGAGTTCTACATCCTGCTGGGCAACGCGGTCGCGCAAAAATGGCGCACCGATGCCGACCTGCGCCCGTTCCTGGACATCCAGCAGCGCCTGCAACGTGCCCATCAGCAGCTTGATATCAAGGCCTTCGTCGCCGACAGTTTTGCGGTCATGCGCGCGGCCTATTCGTTCGCCGACAACCCGTTCCTGCAGGAAACCGTGGAGAACCTGCAGCCGGCCATGAGCCGCGCCTATTACCTGGCGCTGGACCAGCGCCAGGCCAGCATGAGCGATTACCTCGACCTGTTCGCCCGCCTGCTCGACGCCGTGGTCGCCCGTGACCTGCCACGCATTCGCGAGGTGCTCACTGCCTACTGCCAGCGCAGTTGCGAACTGGTGCTGGCGGCGCTGGCACGAGGCTGA
- the smc gene encoding chromosome segregation protein SMC, producing the protein MRLKCIRLAGFKSFVDPTTVNFPSNMAAVVGPNGCGKSNIIDAVRWVMGESSAKNLRGESMTDVIFNGSSGRKPVSQASIELVFDNSETTLVGEYAAYAEISIRRKVTRDGQNSYYLNGTKCRRRDITDIFLGTGLGPRSYSIIEQGMISKLIEAKPEELRNFIEEAAGISKYKERRRETENRIRRTQENLARLTDLREELERQLERLHRQAQAAEKYREYKAQERQLKARLAALRWRDLDTRVRQREAVIGDQDVSHEALVAEQRNADASIERLRDSHHELSERFNQVQGRFYSVAGDIARVEQSIQHGQQRLRQLQDDFKEAERTRLETESHLGHDRTLLATLGEELAMLEPEQEMTLAAAEEAAAALEEAELGMHGWQEQWDSFNSRSAEPRRQAEVQQARLVQLEASLERLAERQRKLGEEREQLGSDPQDAAMLELSEQLASSEMLLEELQMSEEQVVERLEGLRQQLQQATQAEQQAQGDLQRLGGRLASLEALQQAALEPGAGAADWLHGQGLAQQPRLAEGLRVEPGWELAVETVLGADLQAVLVDDFKRLDFAGLEQGELRLLLASGPCSSLPGSLLEKVSGRVDLAPWLGQVKPVEDLAQALAQRASLGEGQSLVSRDGYWVGRHFLRIRRGGEAEGGVLARGQEIERLGHEQLQQEAALEQLEQQLQALREQQLGLEEQREQLRRRTQEENRQHGELKASLSAARARAEQVELRRRRLQEELVELEEQRALEHEQLGEARLLLQEALELMAQDTEQREQLMARRDTLRESLDRVRQEARQHKDHAHQLAVRLGSLRAQHDSTRQALERLEQQAARLTERQEQLSLNLEEGAAPLEELRLKLEALLEQRMGVDEEMRLARLHMDEADRELRDAEKRRTQAEQQAQLLRGQLEQLRLECQGLDVRRKTLQEQLLADGYDLQGVLATLEAEATEQGTEQELEQLEARVQRLGAINLAAIEEYEQQSERKRYLDAQDADLVEALETLENVIRKIDKETRNRFKDTFDQINAGLQALFPKVFGGGSAYLELTGEDLLDTGVTIMARPPGKKNSTIHLLSGGEKALTALALVFAIFKLNPAPFCMLDEVDAPLDDANVGRYARLVKEMSESVQFIYITHNKIAMEMADQLMGVTMHEPGCSRLVAVDVEEAMAMVDA; encoded by the coding sequence ATGCGCCTGAAGTGCATTCGCCTGGCCGGGTTCAAGTCGTTCGTCGACCCGACCACGGTCAATTTCCCCAGCAACATGGCGGCCGTGGTCGGCCCCAACGGCTGTGGCAAGTCCAACATCATCGATGCCGTGCGTTGGGTGATGGGCGAAAGTTCGGCAAAGAACCTGCGCGGCGAGTCGATGACCGACGTCATTTTCAACGGCTCCAGTGGCCGCAAGCCGGTCAGTCAGGCCAGCATCGAGCTGGTGTTCGACAACAGCGAAACCACACTGGTCGGCGAATATGCCGCCTACGCCGAGATTTCGATCCGTCGCAAGGTCACCCGTGACGGGCAGAACAGCTATTACCTCAATGGCACCAAGTGCCGTCGCCGCGACATTACCGACATCTTCCTCGGTACTGGCCTGGGGCCGCGCAGCTACTCGATCATCGAACAGGGCATGATCTCCAAGCTGATCGAGGCCAAGCCCGAGGAGCTGCGCAACTTCATCGAGGAAGCCGCCGGTATTTCCAAATACAAGGAACGCCGCCGCGAAACCGAGAACCGCATCCGCCGCACCCAGGAAAACCTGGCGCGCCTGACCGACCTGCGCGAGGAGCTGGAGCGCCAGCTGGAGCGCCTGCACCGGCAGGCCCAGGCAGCCGAGAAGTATCGAGAATACAAAGCCCAGGAACGCCAGCTGAAAGCTCGCCTGGCGGCCTTGCGCTGGCGCGACCTGGATACTCGCGTGCGCCAGCGCGAGGCAGTGATCGGCGATCAGGACGTGTCTCATGAAGCGTTGGTCGCCGAGCAGCGCAATGCCGATGCCAGTATCGAGCGCCTGCGCGATAGCCATCACGAATTGTCCGAGCGCTTCAACCAGGTGCAGGGCCGCTTCTATTCGGTGGCGGGGGATATTGCCCGGGTCGAGCAGAGCATCCAGCACGGCCAGCAGCGCCTGCGCCAATTGCAGGACGACTTCAAGGAAGCCGAGCGTACGCGCCTGGAGACCGAGTCGCACCTGGGCCACGACCGCACGCTGCTGGCGACCTTGGGCGAAGAGCTGGCCATGCTCGAACCCGAGCAGGAAATGACCCTGGCTGCTGCCGAAGAAGCCGCCGCCGCCCTTGAAGAGGCCGAACTGGGCATGCACGGCTGGCAGGAGCAGTGGGACAGCTTCAACAGCCGCTCCGCCGAACCACGCCGCCAGGCCGAAGTGCAGCAGGCGCGCCTGGTGCAGCTGGAGGCCAGCCTGGAGCGATTGGCCGAACGCCAGCGCAAGCTGGGCGAGGAGCGCGAGCAGTTGGGCAGCGACCCGCAGGACGCCGCCATGCTCGAACTGTCCGAGCAGTTGGCCAGCAGCGAAATGTTGCTTGAAGAACTGCAAATGTCCGAAGAGCAGGTGGTCGAACGCCTGGAAGGCCTGCGCCAGCAACTGCAACAGGCCACCCAGGCCGAGCAGCAGGCGCAGGGTGACCTGCAGCGCCTGGGCGGCCGCCTGGCTTCACTCGAAGCCTTGCAGCAGGCTGCGCTGGAACCGGGCGCAGGGGCGGCCGACTGGCTGCACGGTCAAGGTCTGGCGCAGCAGCCACGCCTGGCTGAAGGGCTGCGCGTGGAGCCGGGCTGGGAGCTGGCCGTGGAGACGGTGCTCGGCGCCGACTTGCAGGCCGTATTGGTGGATGATTTCAAGCGCCTCGATTTTGCCGGCCTGGAGCAGGGCGAGTTGCGCCTGCTGCTGGCCAGCGGCCCCTGTTCTTCGCTGCCTGGCAGCTTGCTGGAAAAGGTCAGCGGCCGTGTCGACCTGGCGCCCTGGCTGGGCCAGGTCAAACCCGTGGAAGATCTGGCACAAGCGCTGGCGCAGCGCGCGTCGCTCGGTGAAGGCCAGAGCCTGGTCAGTCGCGATGGCTATTGGGTTGGCCGGCATTTTCTGCGCATACGCCGTGGCGGTGAGGCCGAAGGCGGGGTGCTGGCGCGCGGCCAGGAAATCGAACGCCTCGGCCACGAGCAGTTGCAGCAGGAAGCGGCGCTCGAGCAACTGGAGCAGCAATTGCAGGCCCTGCGCGAGCAACAGCTGGGCCTGGAGGAACAGCGTGAACAGCTGCGCCGCCGTACCCAGGAAGAAAACCGCCAGCACGGTGAGCTCAAGGCCAGCCTGTCGGCCGCCCGCGCGCGTGCCGAGCAGGTCGAGCTGCGTCGCCGGCGCCTGCAGGAAGAACTGGTTGAACTGGAAGAACAGCGCGCCCTGGAGCACGAACAACTGGGCGAAGCACGCCTGCTGTTGCAGGAAGCCCTGGAGCTCATGGCCCAGGACACCGAGCAGCGCGAGCAGTTGATGGCCCGTCGCGACACCCTTCGGGAAAGTCTCGACCGCGTGCGCCAGGAGGCCCGCCAGCACAAGGACCACGCCCACCAGCTGGCCGTGCGCCTGGGCTCGCTGCGCGCCCAGCACGATTCCACCCGGCAGGCCCTGGAGCGCCTGGAGCAGCAGGCTGCACGCCTGACCGAGCGCCAGGAGCAACTGAGCCTGAACCTGGAAGAAGGCGCGGCGCCACTGGAGGAATTGCGCCTGAAGCTCGAAGCGCTGCTGGAGCAGCGCATGGGCGTCGACGAGGAAATGCGCCTGGCCCGCCTGCACATGGACGAAGCGGACCGTGAGCTGCGCGATGCCGAGAAGCGCCGCACCCAGGCCGAGCAGCAAGCGCAGCTGCTGCGCGGCCAGCTGGAGCAGTTGCGCCTGGAGTGCCAGGGCCTGGACGTGCGGCGCAAGACCCTGCAGGAGCAGTTGCTGGCCGATGGCTACGACCTGCAAGGCGTGCTCGCCACCCTCGAGGCCGAAGCCACCGAGCAAGGTACCGAGCAGGAACTGGAGCAGCTCGAGGCGCGAGTCCAGCGCCTGGGGGCGATCAACCTGGCGGCTATCGAGGAGTATGAACAGCAGTCCGAGCGCAAGCGCTATCTGGACGCCCAGGATGCTGACCTGGTCGAAGCGCTGGAGACCCTGGAAAACGTCATCCGCAAGATCGACAAGGAAACCCGCAACCGCTTCAAGGATACCTTTGATCAGATAAATGCCGGATTACAGGCACTTTTCCCAAAAGTTTTCGGTGGTGGCAGCGCTTATCTGGAACTGACAGGCGAAGATCTACTCGATACAGGGGTAACGATCATGGCGCGACCACCGGGCAAGAAGAACAGCACCATCCATCTGCTGTCCGGCGGCGAAAAGGCACTGACCGCATTGGCGCTGGTGTTTGCCATCTTCAAGTTGAACCCCGCACCGTTCTGCATGCTCGACGAAGTCGATGCGCCGCTGGACGATGCCAACGTCGGGCGTTATGCCCGCCTGGTCAAGGAAATGAGTGAAAGCGTGCAGTTCATCTACATCACCCATAACAAGATCGCGATGGAGATGGCGGACCAGTTGATGGGCGTGACCATGCATGAGCCGGGCTGTTCACGGCTGGTGGCGGTGGATGTGGAGGAGGCCATGGCCATGGTCGATGCCTGA